A single Stutzerimonas stutzeri DNA region contains:
- a CDS encoding cupin domain-containing protein yields the protein MTSDIPLQILGGISAREFLRDYWQKKPLLIRQAIPAFESPISPDELAGLSLEEEVESRLVIEHGEHPWELRRGPFGEETYQNLPERDWTLLVQAVDQLVPEVAELIEHFRFLPNWRIDDVMVSFAAPGGGVGPHFDNYDVFLLQAHGQRRWRLGQMCDSDSPLLAHADLRILADFQGTDEWVLEPGDMLYLPPRLAHFGTAEDACMTYSLGFRAPSAAEVLTHFTDFLAQFLPDEERYSDADLVPAQDPHQIQSDALDRLRAMLTEHMSDERLLLTWFGQFMTEPRYPERVQGPEIEEQALFAALDEGAILVRNLSARLAWSEVDIGLLLFASGQSRLLPGHMKELLKLICSADALHANNLATWLNDEDGRNLILQLVKQGSLEFADE from the coding sequence ATGACTTCCGACATCCCTTTGCAAATTCTCGGCGGCATCAGCGCGCGAGAGTTCCTGCGTGACTACTGGCAGAAGAAGCCTCTCCTGATTCGCCAGGCCATCCCGGCCTTCGAAAGCCCGATTTCCCCGGACGAACTCGCCGGCCTGTCATTGGAAGAAGAAGTAGAGTCTCGCCTGGTCATCGAGCACGGCGAGCATCCCTGGGAGCTGCGCCGCGGCCCGTTCGGCGAGGAAACCTACCAGAACCTGCCGGAGCGCGACTGGACGCTGCTGGTACAGGCAGTCGACCAATTGGTCCCGGAAGTCGCCGAGCTCATCGAGCACTTCCGCTTCCTGCCCAATTGGCGAATCGACGATGTGATGGTCAGCTTCGCGGCGCCTGGCGGCGGTGTGGGGCCGCATTTCGATAACTACGATGTGTTTCTGCTACAGGCCCACGGCCAACGCCGCTGGCGGCTGGGGCAGATGTGCGACAGTGACAGCCCGCTGCTGGCGCATGCCGATTTGCGGATTCTCGCGGACTTCCAGGGTACCGACGAGTGGGTGCTCGAGCCCGGCGACATGCTTTATCTGCCGCCACGGCTGGCGCATTTCGGCACTGCCGAAGACGCGTGCATGACCTATTCGCTGGGTTTCCGCGCGCCCAGCGCAGCAGAGGTGCTGACCCATTTCACCGATTTTCTCGCACAATTCCTGCCCGACGAAGAGCGCTACAGCGATGCCGATCTGGTCCCTGCCCAGGATCCGCATCAGATCCAGAGCGATGCACTGGATCGTCTGCGCGCGATGCTCACCGAGCACATGAGCGATGAGCGCCTCTTGCTCACCTGGTTCGGTCAGTTCATGACAGAACCGCGCTATCCAGAGCGCGTGCAAGGGCCTGAGATTGAAGAGCAGGCGCTGTTCGCAGCGCTCGATGAGGGTGCCATACTGGTACGAAACCTGAGCGCGCGCCTGGCCTGGAGCGAGGTCGACATCGGCCTGCTGCTGTTCGCCAGCGGCCAGAGCCGGCTGCTTCCAGGTCACATGAAGGAGCTGCTGAAGCTGATCTGTTCGGCTGACGCGCTGCATGCGAACAACCTTGCGACGTGGCTGAACGACGAGGATGGGCGTAATCTGATATTGCAGTTGGTCAAACAGGGAAGTCTGGAGTTTGCTGATGAGTGA
- the purB gene encoding adenylosuccinate lyase, giving the protein MQLSSLTAVSPVDGRYAGKTSALRPIFSEFGLIRCRVQVEVRWLQRLAAHAGIPEVAPFSDEANALLDQLAENFQLEHAERVKEFERTTNHDVKAVEYLLKEQAKQLPELAKVNEFIHFACTSEDINNLSHALMLREGRDDVLLPLMRQLAEAIRTLAIAHADVPMLSRTHGQPASPTTLGKELANVVYRLERQIAQVAAVPLLGKINGAVGNYNAHLSAYPDVDWEANAREFIEADLGLSWNPYTTQIEPHDYIAELFDAVARFNTILIDFDRDIWGYISLGYFKQRTVAGEIGSSTMPHKVNPIDFENSEGNLGIANALLQHLASKLPISRWQRDLTDSTVLRNLGVGFAHSVIAYEASLKGIGKLELNAARIAEDLDACWEVLAEPIQTVMRRYAIENPYEKLKELTRGKGISPEALQAFIDDLDMPAEAKAELRKLTPANYIGNAAAQAKRI; this is encoded by the coding sequence ATGCAGCTTTCATCGCTCACCGCGGTTTCCCCTGTCGATGGCCGCTACGCCGGCAAAACCAGCGCTCTGCGCCCCATATTCAGCGAATTCGGCCTGATTCGCTGCCGCGTTCAGGTTGAAGTTCGCTGGTTGCAGCGTCTGGCCGCCCATGCCGGGATACCGGAAGTCGCACCCTTCTCCGACGAGGCCAACGCACTCCTCGACCAGCTGGCGGAAAATTTCCAGCTCGAGCATGCCGAGCGCGTCAAGGAATTCGAGCGGACCACCAACCACGACGTGAAAGCGGTGGAATACCTGCTCAAGGAGCAGGCCAAGCAGTTGCCAGAACTCGCCAAGGTCAATGAGTTCATTCACTTCGCCTGCACCAGCGAAGACATCAACAACCTCTCCCATGCGCTGATGCTGCGCGAGGGCCGCGACGATGTGTTGCTGCCGCTGATGCGCCAACTGGCGGAGGCCATTCGTACACTGGCGATCGCCCACGCCGATGTTCCGATGCTGTCGCGCACACACGGCCAACCCGCCTCGCCGACCACCCTCGGCAAGGAACTGGCCAACGTGGTCTACCGCCTCGAGCGGCAGATCGCACAGGTCGCCGCCGTGCCGCTGCTGGGCAAGATCAACGGCGCGGTGGGTAACTACAACGCCCACCTGTCTGCCTACCCAGACGTCGACTGGGAAGCCAACGCACGCGAATTCATCGAGGCCGATCTGGGGCTTTCCTGGAACCCCTATACCACGCAGATCGAACCGCACGACTACATTGCCGAGCTGTTCGATGCCGTCGCACGGTTCAACACGATATTGATCGACTTCGACCGCGACATCTGGGGCTACATCTCGCTGGGCTATTTCAAGCAGCGCACCGTCGCCGGCGAGATCGGTTCGTCGACCATGCCGCACAAGGTCAACCCGATCGATTTCGAAAACTCCGAAGGTAACCTGGGCATCGCCAACGCCCTGCTGCAACACTTGGCGAGCAAGCTGCCCATTTCGCGCTGGCAGCGGGACCTGACCGATTCCACCGTACTGCGCAACCTGGGTGTCGGCTTTGCTCATAGCGTCATCGCCTATGAGGCGAGCCTCAAGGGAATCGGCAAGCTGGAGCTCAACGCAGCGCGTATCGCCGAGGACCTAGATGCATGCTGGGAAGTGCTGGCCGAGCCGATCCAGACCGTCATGCGCCGGTACGCCATCGAGAACCCCTACGAGAAGCTCAAGGAATTGACCCGAGGCAAAGGCATCAGCCCGGAGGCTCTGCAGGCGTTCATCGATGACCTGGACATGCCGGCCGAAGCCAAGGCCGAGCTGCGCAAGCTCACCCCAGCCAACTACATCGGCAACGCCGCGGCCCAGGCCAAGCGGATCTGA
- the hflD gene encoding high frequency lysogenization protein HflD: protein MTPLQEQLVALGAVFEAAALVDRIARTGQVPNAALGSLLGSLLVREDKPALDIYGGDDLNLRDGYRALVGALERDTSSLQREPLRYALAMIGLERQLDKRGDLLQVIASRLDQIQQQADHFGLTHENVIASFGGLYQDTLSTFRQRIQVQGDMRHLQQSDNAAKIRALLLAGIRSARLWRQLGGHRWQMVFSRRKLLDALYPLLRSE from the coding sequence ATGACGCCCCTGCAGGAGCAACTGGTTGCGCTCGGAGCGGTATTCGAAGCGGCCGCACTGGTCGACCGGATCGCGCGGACCGGCCAGGTGCCGAACGCGGCGCTGGGCAGCCTGCTCGGCAGCCTGCTGGTTCGCGAAGACAAGCCTGCCCTGGACATCTACGGGGGCGACGACCTCAACCTGCGCGACGGTTACCGCGCCCTGGTCGGCGCACTGGAGCGCGATACCAGCAGCCTGCAGCGCGAGCCACTGCGTTATGCGCTGGCGATGATCGGCCTCGAGCGCCAATTGGACAAACGGGGCGACCTGTTGCAGGTGATTGCAAGCCGGCTGGACCAGATACAACAACAAGCCGACCACTTCGGGCTGACACACGAAAACGTGATCGCGTCCTTTGGCGGCTTGTATCAGGACACCCTCAGCACGTTCCGCCAGCGCATCCAGGTGCAGGGGGACATGCGTCACCTTCAGCAAAGCGACAATGCTGCCAAGATTCGCGCATTGCTGCTGGCCGGGATACGTTCCGCCCGGCTCTGGCGACAGCTCGGCGGGCACCGTTGGCAGATGGTATTCAGCCGCCGCAAATTGCTTGACGCTCTGTATCCCCTGCTCCGGTCGGAATAA
- the mnmA gene encoding tRNA 2-thiouridine(34) synthase MnmA, whose translation MSDSTSVAPENLRVIVGMSGGVDSSVSALLLLEQGYQVEGLFMKNWEEDDGTEYCTAREDLADAQAVCDRIGIKLHTANFAAEYWDNVFEHFLAEYKAGRTPNPDILCNREIKFKAFLDYALALGADLIATGHYVRRRDIDGRSELLKGLDPNKDQSYFLHAVGGDQLSKTLFPVGELEKPAVRAIAEKHGLATAKKKDSTGICFIGERRFSDFLKQYLPAQPGDIETIDGDVIGRHHGLMYHTIGQRQGLGIGGLKDAGDEPWYVLSKDLERNVLVVGQGNDHPWLFSRALFASEIYWVNPVALSSPLRLTAKVRYRQGDQACTLEQTADGYRALFDEPQRAVTPGQSVVFYQGDVCLGGGVIETAEPWFTGARP comes from the coding sequence ATGTCTGATTCAACATCCGTTGCCCCTGAAAACCTGCGCGTCATAGTCGGCATGTCCGGTGGCGTCGACTCCTCGGTTTCCGCCCTGCTTCTGCTCGAACAGGGGTACCAGGTCGAAGGCCTGTTCATGAAGAACTGGGAAGAGGATGACGGCACCGAGTACTGCACCGCACGTGAGGATCTGGCCGACGCTCAGGCCGTCTGCGACCGGATCGGCATCAAGCTGCACACCGCCAACTTCGCAGCCGAATATTGGGACAACGTCTTCGAGCACTTCCTGGCCGAGTACAAGGCCGGTCGCACGCCGAATCCGGACATCCTGTGCAATCGCGAAATCAAGTTCAAGGCGTTCCTCGACTATGCCCTGGCGCTCGGTGCCGACCTGATCGCAACCGGGCACTACGTGCGGCGCCGCGACATCGATGGACGCAGCGAATTGCTCAAGGGCCTCGATCCGAACAAGGACCAGAGCTACTTCCTGCATGCCGTCGGCGGCGATCAGTTGAGCAAGACGCTATTTCCGGTAGGCGAACTCGAAAAGCCGGCGGTAAGGGCCATCGCAGAAAAGCACGGCCTCGCGACAGCGAAAAAGAAGGACTCCACCGGCATCTGCTTCATTGGCGAACGCCGCTTCAGCGATTTTCTCAAACAGTATTTGCCGGCGCAGCCAGGCGATATCGAGACGATCGACGGCGACGTGATCGGGCGCCATCATGGCTTGATGTATCACACCATCGGCCAGCGCCAGGGCCTGGGCATCGGCGGACTCAAGGACGCCGGAGACGAACCCTGGTATGTCTTGAGCAAGGACCTCGAGCGCAATGTATTGGTCGTTGGTCAGGGCAATGATCATCCCTGGCTGTTCTCGCGCGCCTTGTTCGCCTCGGAGATTTACTGGGTCAACCCCGTCGCGCTGTCATCGCCGCTGCGCCTTACCGCCAAGGTCCGTTATCGGCAGGGTGATCAGGCCTGCACATTGGAGCAGACCGCCGACGGCTATCGAGCCCTGTTCGACGAACCTCAACGCGCCGTCACGCCCGGGCAGTCCGTGGTGTTTTACCAGGGTGATGTCTGTCTCGGCGGCGGCGTGATCGAAACGGCCGAGCCCTGGTTCACCGGAGCGCGCCCATGA
- a CDS encoding NUDIX hydrolase — MTWHPHITVATIVETDGRFLMVEESKGGRLVLNQPAGHLEPNETLRQAAVRETLEETGWEVELSGVVGVYLYTAPSNDVTYQRICFSAHPVRHDPQRSLDSGIVGACWMTRDELASQPERWRSELILRCIDDYLAGPTHPLAVVRD; from the coding sequence ATGACCTGGCATCCTCATATCACCGTGGCCACGATCGTCGAAACGGACGGCCGCTTCCTCATGGTTGAAGAATCGAAAGGCGGTCGGCTGGTCCTGAACCAACCGGCTGGGCATCTGGAGCCCAACGAGACACTGCGCCAGGCGGCTGTGCGCGAAACGCTCGAGGAGACCGGATGGGAGGTCGAGCTGAGCGGCGTCGTCGGCGTTTACCTTTACACCGCACCAAGCAACGACGTCACCTATCAACGCATCTGCTTTTCGGCCCATCCGGTTCGCCATGACCCGCAACGGTCGCTCGACAGCGGCATCGTCGGGGCTTGCTGGATGACACGGGACGAACTGGCATCTCAACCGGAGCGGTGGCGCAGCGAACTGATCCTGCGCTGCATCGACGACTATCTGGCAGGACCGACACACCCACTCGCCGTCGTGCGCGACTGA
- a CDS encoding NADP-dependent isocitrate dehydrogenase, with product MSTRSKIIYTFTDEAPALATYSLLPIVEAFAASADIAVETRDISLAGRILASFADQLDADKVVSDDLAKLAELTSQPDANIIKLPNISASVPQLKAAIAELQALGYNIPNFPEDPQTDAEKEARARYSKILGSAVNPVLREGNSDRRAPAAVKAFARKHPHSMGKWSKASQSHADYMRGGDFFSSEQSITMQEAGDVRIEFVGQDGTVEVKKQITLQKGEVLDGMFMSCKKLREFFEATLQDCKDSGVMWSLHVKATMMKISHPIVFGHAVTVYYKDLFNKWGKLFEEIGVNPNNGLSSVYDKIKSLPDSQQEEILQDIHACYAGRPEMAMVDSVKGITNLHIPSDVIVDASMPAMIRSSGQMWGKDGKLKDTKAVMPESTYARIYQEMINFCKTNGAFDPTTMGSVPNVGLMAQKAEEYGSHDKTFEMTADGTMRVVLADGTVLMQHQVEKGDIWRACQTKDAPIRDWVKLAVTRARQSNTPAIFWLDPERAHDRELQKKVEAYLQEHDLTGLDIRMMGYNEAIRVSMERLIRGQDTISVTGNVLRDYLTDLFPIMELGTSAKMLSIVPLMAGGGMYETGAGGSAPKHVQQLMEENHLRWDSLGEFLALAVSLEETGIKTDNVKAKLLGKTLDAATGKLLDNNKSPSRRTGELDNRGSHFYLAMYWAQELAAQTEDAQLQAHFAPLAKQLSDNEQAIVAELAEVQGKPVEIGGYYRSNAELTSQVMRPSATFNAALATLA from the coding sequence ATGTCCACCCGATCGAAGATCATCTATACCTTCACCGACGAAGCCCCGGCGCTGGCCACCTACTCGCTTCTGCCCATTGTAGAAGCCTTTGCCGCCTCCGCAGATATTGCCGTCGAAACACGTGACATCTCTCTTGCAGGACGCATTCTTGCAAGCTTTGCCGACCAACTGGACGCTGACAAGGTCGTCTCCGATGACCTGGCCAAGCTCGCAGAGCTGACCAGCCAGCCAGACGCGAACATCATCAAGCTTCCGAACATCAGCGCTTCCGTTCCCCAGCTCAAGGCGGCGATCGCCGAGCTGCAAGCGCTCGGTTACAACATCCCCAACTTCCCGGAAGACCCTCAGACCGACGCCGAGAAAGAGGCACGCGCGCGTTACAGCAAGATCCTCGGCAGCGCCGTGAACCCGGTTCTACGCGAGGGCAACTCCGACCGCCGCGCACCGGCAGCGGTCAAAGCCTTCGCCCGCAAGCACCCCCATTCGATGGGCAAGTGGAGCAAGGCTTCCCAGTCCCATGCCGACTACATGCGCGGCGGCGACTTCTTCTCCAGCGAGCAGTCGATCACCATGCAGGAAGCGGGTGACGTGCGTATCGAGTTCGTTGGCCAGGACGGCACCGTAGAGGTCAAGAAGCAGATCACGCTGCAGAAAGGCGAAGTGCTCGACGGCATGTTCATGAGCTGCAAGAAGCTGCGTGAGTTCTTCGAAGCCACCCTGCAAGACTGCAAGGATTCGGGCGTGATGTGGTCGCTGCACGTCAAGGCGACCATGATGAAAATTTCCCACCCGATCGTCTTCGGGCACGCCGTCACCGTTTACTACAAAGACCTGTTCAACAAGTGGGGCAAGCTGTTCGAAGAGATCGGCGTCAACCCGAACAACGGCTTGAGCAGCGTGTACGACAAGATCAAGTCGCTGCCGGACTCCCAGCAGGAAGAAATCCTTCAAGACATCCACGCCTGCTATGCCGGCCGCCCGGAAATGGCGATGGTCGACTCGGTCAAGGGCATTACCAACCTTCACATTCCCAGCGATGTGATCGTCGACGCTTCCATGCCGGCGATGATCCGCAGCTCCGGTCAGATGTGGGGCAAGGACGGCAAACTCAAGGACACCAAGGCCGTAATGCCGGAAAGCACTTACGCCCGCATCTACCAGGAAATGATCAATTTCTGCAAAACCAATGGTGCGTTCGACCCGACCACCATGGGCAGCGTACCCAACGTAGGCCTGATGGCGCAGAAAGCCGAGGAATACGGCTCTCACGACAAGACGTTCGAAATGACGGCCGACGGCACCATGCGGGTCGTGCTCGCCGACGGCACCGTGCTGATGCAGCATCAGGTCGAAAAAGGCGATATCTGGCGTGCCTGCCAGACCAAGGACGCCCCGATCCGCGACTGGGTCAAGCTGGCCGTCACCCGCGCGCGTCAGTCCAACACCCCGGCCATCTTCTGGCTGGACCCGGAGCGCGCCCACGATCGCGAGCTTCAGAAGAAGGTCGAAGCCTACCTGCAGGAGCATGACCTGACCGGCCTGGATATCCGCATGATGGGCTACAACGAAGCCATTCGTGTGAGCATGGAGCGCCTGATTCGTGGCCAGGACACCATCTCGGTGACCGGCAACGTATTGCGTGACTACCTGACCGACCTGTTCCCGATCATGGAGCTGGGTACGTCGGCAAAAATGCTTTCCATCGTCCCGTTGATGGCGGGCGGCGGCATGTACGAAACCGGCGCCGGCGGCTCGGCTCCCAAGCATGTGCAGCAACTGATGGAGGAAAACCATTTGCGTTGGGATTCGCTCGGCGAATTCCTGGCCCTGGCCGTGTCGCTGGAAGAAACCGGAATCAAGACGGACAATGTCAAGGCCAAACTGCTCGGCAAGACACTGGACGCCGCGACCGGCAAGCTCCTCGACAACAACAAGTCTCCTTCGCGTCGCACCGGTGAGCTGGATAACCGCGGCAGCCATTTCTACCTGGCGATGTACTGGGCCCAGGAACTGGCTGCACAGACCGAGGACGCGCAACTGCAGGCTCACTTCGCACCGCTGGCCAAACAGCTGAGCGATAACGAGCAGGCCATCGTTGCCGAACTCGCCGAGGTCCAGGGCAAGCCGGTGGAGATCGGTGGCTACTACCGCTCCAACGCCGAGCTGACCAGCCAGGTGATGCGTCCTAGCGCGACCTTCAACGCTGCCCTCGCGACGTTGGCCTGA
- the icd gene encoding NADP-dependent isocitrate dehydrogenase, protein MGYQKIQVPSSGDKITVNADNTLTVPNNPIIPYIEGDGIGVDISPVMIKVVDAAVEKAYGGQRKISWMEIYAGEKATQVYDQDTWLPKETLEAVRDYVVSIKGPLTTPVGGGIRSLNVALRQELDLYVCQRPVRWFTGVPSPVKKPADVDMVIFRENSEDIYAGVEWKAGSPEAEKVIKFLTEEMGVKKIRFTENCGIGIKPVSLEGTKRLVRKALQYAVDNDRSSVTLVHKGNIMKFTEGAFKEWGYEVARDEFGAELLDGGPWMQFKNPTTGKNIVVKDAIADAMLQQILLRPAEYDVIATLNLNGDYLSDALAAEVGGIGIAPGANLSDTVAMFEATHGTAPKYAGQDKVNPGSLILSAEMMLRHMGWVEAADLIIKSTESTIAAKTVTYDFERLLDGATLLSCSEFGDAMITHM, encoded by the coding sequence ATGGGATACCAAAAGATCCAGGTGCCTTCCAGCGGTGACAAAATCACCGTCAATGCCGACAACACCCTCACCGTCCCGAACAATCCGATCATCCCCTACATCGAGGGTGACGGGATCGGGGTCGATATCAGTCCGGTGATGATCAAGGTGGTCGATGCGGCGGTGGAAAAAGCCTACGGCGGCCAGCGCAAGATCTCCTGGATGGAAATCTACGCGGGAGAGAAGGCGACTCAGGTCTACGACCAGGACACCTGGCTACCCAAGGAGACCCTGGAGGCAGTTCGTGATTACGTGGTGTCCATCAAAGGGCCGCTGACCACACCGGTTGGCGGTGGTATCCGCTCGTTGAACGTTGCGTTGCGTCAGGAGCTCGATCTGTACGTCTGCCAGCGGCCGGTTCGCTGGTTCACGGGTGTGCCTAGCCCGGTGAAGAAGCCTGCCGATGTCGACATGGTGATTTTCCGCGAGAACTCCGAAGACATTTATGCGGGTGTCGAGTGGAAGGCGGGGTCGCCGGAAGCGGAAAAGGTCATCAAGTTCCTCACCGAGGAAATGGGCGTCAAGAAAATCCGTTTCACCGAGAACTGCGGCATCGGTATCAAGCCGGTATCGCTCGAAGGCACCAAGCGTCTGGTTCGCAAGGCCCTGCAGTATGCGGTCGATAACGATCGCAGCTCCGTGACCCTGGTGCACAAGGGCAACATCATGAAGTTCACCGAAGGCGCCTTCAAGGAGTGGGGCTACGAGGTGGCTCGTGATGAATTCGGTGCCGAGCTGCTGGACGGCGGCCCTTGGATGCAGTTCAAGAACCCCACGACCGGCAAGAACATCGTTGTAAAGGACGCGATTGCCGATGCCATGCTTCAGCAGATCCTGCTGCGCCCTGCCGAGTACGACGTGATCGCCACACTCAATCTGAACGGTGACTACCTGTCCGACGCCCTCGCCGCGGAAGTCGGTGGTATCGGCATTGCGCCGGGCGCCAACCTGTCCGATACCGTCGCGATGTTCGAGGCGACACACGGCACCGCGCCGAAATACGCCGGCCAGGACAAGGTCAACCCCGGTTCATTGATTCTGTCGGCCGAGATGATGCTGCGCCACATGGGGTGGGTGGAGGCGGCGGACCTGATCATCAAATCGACCGAAAGCACCATCGCGGCCAAGACCGTGACCTATGACTTCGAGCGGCTGTTGGACGGTGCCACGCTGCTGTCCTGCTCGGAATTCGGCGACGCCATGATCACGCATATGTAA
- the cspD gene encoding cold shock domain-containing protein CspD, which translates to MLSGKVKWFNNAKGYGFIVADGGDEDLFAHYSAIQMEGYRTLKAGQAVMFDILQGPKGLHATNIQSLQTPCEAAAPASQGSTVDA; encoded by the coding sequence ATGCTAAGCGGTAAGGTCAAGTGGTTCAACAACGCCAAGGGCTATGGATTTATCGTAGCAGACGGCGGCGATGAGGACCTGTTCGCCCACTACTCTGCCATTCAGATGGAAGGGTACAGAACTCTGAAAGCTGGGCAAGCGGTCATGTTCGATATTCTGCAAGGTCCAAAGGGCCTGCACGCAACCAACATTCAATCGCTCCAGACCCCTTGTGAGGCAGCGGCGCCTGCCTCACAAGGGTCGACCGTAGACGCCTGA
- the clpS gene encoding ATP-dependent Clp protease adapter ClpS has protein sequence MRASPEIRLIFNQDRPKPLDDDSSGVAVEEAKPQLKAPPMFKVVMFNDDYTPMDFVVEVLEGIFNHNRELATKIMLAVHTEGRAVCGVYTRDVAETKAMQVNQYARECQHPLLCEIEKDG, from the coding sequence ATGCGTGCATCTCCAGAGATTCGACTAATATTCAATCAAGATCGCCCCAAGCCCCTGGACGACGACTCTTCCGGCGTGGCTGTAGAAGAAGCCAAGCCGCAACTGAAGGCACCACCGATGTTCAAAGTTGTCATGTTTAATGACGACTACACGCCGATGGATTTCGTCGTGGAGGTGCTCGAGGGAATTTTCAATCACAATCGGGAGCTCGCCACCAAGATCATGCTGGCGGTTCATACCGAAGGGCGGGCCGTCTGTGGCGTCTACACACGAGACGTTGCGGAAACCAAAGCGATGCAGGTCAATCAATATGCAAGGGAATGCCAGCACCCGTTGCTTTGTGAGATCGAGAAGGACGGTTAA